In Polyangiaceae bacterium, the genomic window GGCAGCTCGGTGTTCTCGACCTTGCCCAGGCGCGGCCCGCTGTCGAGCTGGAGCTGCGGTCGCCCCGAGCGTTGGCCGATGTCCGAGTACTTGGTGAAGTAGACCCAGCCCGCGTCGGTGCGCCCCTCGGCGAAGCCCCAGCTGCGATTGGACACGCCGTTCATCGGGCGCGAGTCGTCGTAAAGCACCTGGTCTCCGCACGAGAGCTTCGCGGTGCGGATGGCGTGGCCGTCCGTCTCCACGTCGAATCGGCACGGGCTGCCCGGCTTCAGGGCGAGGCCCTGGGCCTTCTGCACCTTGCCGCGGAAGATCAGCGCGACCAGCGGCTTCGGCGCGACGGCGGTCGCGGCGGGCGTGGGTTCGGTCGCCGTGACGGCGCGGGCCGCGCCAGCGTTGCTCTGCTTCTTGGGGAGGAACAGCAGCGCGGGGACCACCACCGCCACCACGATCGCACCCGTGATGGCGAGAGCGAGCGCAGGGCTCGGCCGCTTGTCGCGCGGCGCGCGCTGCTGGAGCGCCCGGGGCGCGAGGGCCGGGGCTCTCGCCGCGGCGAGCTCCCGCGCGGCGCGCTCCTCGGCGAGGGCGCGCAGGCGAGCGCGGGCGTGGCTCGGGCCCTGGAACAGCATCCACCAGAGCAGGCGCTTCGGCGCGTGGTGGCCCAGGCCTCGGAGCGCGGCCGGCGGCAGCCGGCTCACGGCGTTGCAGAAGCGGCAGGTGACCACCGTGCTCGAGCCGGTGACCGCGAGCGGAGCGGAGCAGTTCGGGCAGCGGAGGAGCACGGCGCCACCGGCGTCGTTCTGGACGTCAACCGGCAGATTCGCCCGCTCGTGCTCCTCGGCGACGACGCCGCGCAAGGCCGGGTAGCGCCGGGCAACGCTCGGCGGGCGGTCGTAGCTGTGGCTCTTCTGGCAGCTCGGGCAGCGCGTGACGAGGCTCGCTTCCGTGAGCTCCGTCAAGGCCAGGGGAGTGCGGCACCCCTCGCACAGCGGATGCCCCAGCATCGCGCACAAGGTCATCGCGTGCCCCTCGTCGTCGTCGCCTTGCTGCTGCTCGGCGAAGGTGCGCTCGACGCCGACGTTCGCGACCTCGTTGTCGAGCGCCACGGAGACGGACTGCGGGAACCTCCCCTCGGGGCTGCCGGCGAGATCGCCGACGGCGTGGGCGAAGTCCACGGACTTCCACCACTGCTCCGGATCGAAGCGTTGATCGACGCCGCAACGCAGACACATCACCGAGCCGTCCACGTCCAGGTGATTCAGCGGCGAGACGTGGCCGCAGGCGCGGCACTGGAAGCTCGCCATCACCCCGACCCAGTACGGGTCTTGGCCGAGCCCCGGCAGCGCCACGCGCCCGCCGTCGAGCGAGCTCTGGCACACCTCGCAGACCGAGAGTCCCTTCGGCGCGAGCGCGCCGCAGCCGGAGCAGGCGCCCTCCACGGCGGTGGTGGCGGTGCGTTCCGGGGCCGAAGCGCCGCACGCACCGCAGAAGCGCGCACCGGCTTCGAGCGGCGATCGGCAGCGGACGCAGGACAGCGCCATGGCGCCAGCATACAATCACGGGATGCGTCGCGCGGGGTGTCTGCTCGGTCTGCTTGGGCTCGTGGGCTGTAGCGGCGAAGACGAGCCGGCGGTCGACACCGCGTCGGTGGTGGTGCTTTACGGTGCGCCCGCGGAGACCGAGCTCACGCTCTTTCCTTCCGACCGCTACACGGTCGCCGACCCGAGCACGCCCTCCGGGCTGCGGGTGCACATCGGCAGCGACAACACCGTCGATCAGCTGGTGACGGCGTACCCGACGACCCTGGCGCAGCTGAACGAGCTCGACGGCTTCTCCACCACGGGGGGCGTCGGCGTGCGCCTGTCTGGGCCCATCGACCCGCGCGGGCTGGTGAAGCTGCCGACGGCGGATCCGCCGGTCCTCGATCCGGTGAAGGACGCGAGCGACTACACGAAGAGCGGCACGCCGTTGTTCCTGGTCGAGCTCGACAGCGGCAAGGCCATCGGCATCGTGCCGCGCTACTTCGAGCAGCTGAAGGACGTGGACTTCCCCAGCGACGACTTCACGCTCCTGGCGGAGCCGGCGACGCCGCTCCTGCCCGGCAAGCGCTACGTGCTCGGCGTCACCGACGAGCTCTGGGCCTTGGACGGCACCCGGGTCGGTCGGTCGAGCGCGATGCAGAGGGCGCTCGGCAGCTCCAAGGACGACTACGACGTGGCGCTCCGCGCGGCCCTCGACCAGGCGGCGCCCGTGGTGGGCACGACGCGCGCGCACGTGGTGGCCGGCACGCTGTTCACGACGGCGAGCGTGCAGCACGCGATGATCGCGGCGGCCAAGGCGCGCCGAGCGGCGCCGGTGCCGCCGCTCGTGGGCAGCTGGAGCGTCGAGCAAGCGCCCGTCGCGTCGGACGCGCGCGCGCGGTTCAAGGCCAGCTTCCCGGCGCCGGAGTTCCGAAAAGGCAAGCCCGACGGCAAGTGGCAGCTCGGCGCCGGCGGTGCGCCGGTCGAGCAGAAGTCGGTGGACATGGAGACGTTCCTCGCGTTCTCCGACGCCAGCGTCAGCGGGCCGCGACCGGTCGTGATCTTCCAGCACGGGCTGGGCGGCGACAAGGACGGCAACTGGGGCACCGCCGAGCGCCTGGCCGCGCTGGATCCGAACGGGGTCGCCGTGTTCGCGATCGACTCGCCGGAGCACGGCTCGCGCGGCAGCGGCGGCGGCTCGGTGGTGTCGAGCGCGTTCAGCTTCTTCGGCGTGGAGCAAGGCTCCATGGAGTTCGACATCGGCCGCGCGCGGGACAACTTCCGCCAGATGGCGCTCGACCAGCTGGAGCTGGTGCGCTTCATCCAGACGCTCGGCACGCTCGATTTGTTGCCGCTGGACGCGAGCGGCAACCCGGCGCCGGACGGCAAGCCCGATCTCGACGTGTCGCGCATCCTCTACATCGGGCACTCTTTTGGCAGCGTGCAGGGGGCCAGCGTGTTCGCGCTCGCACCGGAGATCACCCAGGCCACCTGGAACGTGGGCGGAGCGGGGTTGATGATGCTGCTCCGGGACTCGAACCTGTTCAGCATCGGGGTCATCAAGTCGCTGACGCCGCCCGGCACGCCCTTCGGCGCGGTGGCGCGGTTCATGGCCTTCTCCCAGGCCATCGTCGATCCGGGCGACCCGCTGAACTACGCGCGGCACGCGGCGCTCGAGCCCCTCGACGGCGTCCCGAGCTGGAAGCCGCGCGACGTCTTGATCCAAGAGGTCGTGAACGACGCCATCGTGCCGAACTCGACCAGCGAGGCGCTGGCCCGCGCGACCGGCGCCGGGCTCATGCACCGCGCCTCCGAGGCCTCCGGGTTCGCCGAGGTCGGCTCGCCGACCACCGGCAACGTGGGCGGGGCGACCGCGGTCTTGTGTCAGTTCGACAAGGTCGGCGGCAAGGTGGCCGACCACGGCGGCCTGATCTTCACCGACGAGGCCATCGGCCAGTACGTCGAGTTCTTCACGACGGGCCTCCAGAACGGCCACGGCAGCGTGAAGTCGCCGTACTGATCGACTAACCTCCCGGCATGTCCGAGCGAAGCTTCTGGGGCTGGGGCAACCGAGACGTGGGGCCAGATCCAGCCGCGCTGGTCGCGGTGGAGGCCGCGCTGCCCTCGCTGCTCGGGATGCCGGCGCTCGTGGCTCGCCCCGCGCCGCGGCTCGAGGACATCACGCTGCGCCCTCCGCGTCTGTCGCCGACCCCGGCCATCGCGGGGCTCCTGTCGGGCGATCCCTTCGAGCGCGCGCTGCACAGCTACGGCCGGGGTTATCGCGATCTGGTGCGCAGCTTCGCCGGGCAGTTCGACAACCCGCCGGACTTCGTCGCCTTCCCGGAGAACGAGGCGGACGTGGCGGCGCTCCTGGACTTCTGCGGCTCTCGGCAGATCGCCGCCATTCCCTTCGGCGGCGGCTCCAGCGTGTGCGGCGGTGTCGAGCCCACGCGAAGCCAGCGTTACCGCGGCGTCATCAGCGTCGATCTGCGGCGCATGAACAAGGTGCTCGAGATCGATCACCTGTCGCGTGCAGCGCGCATCCAGGCCGGAGCGTTCGGCCCGGAGCTCGAGGCGGAGCTCCGCGCGCGCGGGCTCACGTTGCGCCACTACCCGCAGTCGTTCGAATTCTCCACGCTGGGCGGCTGGATCGCCACGCGCTCCGGCGGGCATTTCGCCACCGGACCGACGCACATCGACGAGCTGGTCGAGTCGCTGCGGGTGGTCACCCCGCGCGGCCTGGTGGAGACGCGCCGCCTGCCCGGCGACGGGGCCGGTCCGAGCCCGGAGCGGCTCTTCATCGGCTCGGAGGGCGCGTTCGGCGTGATCACCGAGGCCTGGATGCGCGTGTTCGAGCGCCCGCGCTTCCGCGCCAAAGCCAGCGTGCGCTTCCCCGACTTCGCGAGCGGGCTGCGCGCGGTGCGCGGTCTCGCGCAGTCAGGCCTCATGCCAGCGAACTGCCGCCTGCTCGATCCGCTGGAGGCCATGATGAACGGCGCGGCGGGCGGCGACGTCGCCGTGCTGATGCTCGGGTTCGAGTCGAGCGACCACGAGCTCGACGCCTGGGCGGAGCGCGCCGCCGAGATCTGCCGCGACCACGGCGGCAGCGTGCCGGACAAGGCGCTGCACACCCGCCACGAAGACTCGGGCACGCGCGACGCGGCGGAGGGCGCCTGGCGCGAGGCCTTCCTGCGCGCGCCCTACCTGCGCGACGCGCTGGTCGCTCGCGGCGTGTTCGTCGAGACCTTCGAGACCGCCGTCACCTGGGACAAGCTCGAGGCCCTCGACGCGAGCGTGTTGGAGGCCGCGCGCATCGCCGCGGGCGAGAAGGCGCTGGTCAGCTGCCGCATTACGCATGCGTATCCGGACGGCGCGGCGCCCTACTTCACCGTGATCACCCCGGCGCGGATCGGCTCGGAGCTCGCGCAATGGCAGGAGCTCAAGACCGCCATCACCGACGCGATGCTCGCGGCGGGTGGCACCACGACCCATCACCACGCGGTGGGGCGCGACTTTCGCCCCTGGTACGAGCGCCAGAGCTCGCCGCTCGTGCTGGCGAGCCTCGGGGCGGTCAAGCGCGAGCTCGATCCCTCGAACGTGCTCAACCCTGGCGTGCTCTTGCCAGAACGGAGCTGACGACTAAGCTCCGCCTGCCGTGAAAGTCCGCCTGGTCCGGGAGTACCGCTTCGAAGCCGCCCACCGCCTGCCGAACGTGCCGGAGGGTCACAAGTGCCAGCGCCTGCACGGGCACAGCTTCAAGATCGAGATCAGCATCGCCGGACCGGTGAACGACCAGACCGGCTGGTTCATCGACTTCGGGGATCTCGACGCCATCTGGGCGCCCATCTACGACGCGCTCGACCACCGCTACCTGAACGACGTGCCGGGGCTCGAGAACCCCACCAGCGAGCTCCTGTCGCGCTGGCTGTGGCAGCGCATCAAGCCTCAGCTGCCCGAGCTCGCGCGCATCACGGTCCACGAGACCTGCGACGCGCGCTGCGAGTACGAGGGAGACTAGTCCGACTCCTCGTAGCCCCACTCCGGATCGAGCCCCGCCAGATCCGCGAGCTTGGCTGGGTGGTAAGGTGGCCGCGGCGTGAAGCCTCGTCCGGGATCTCCCCCACGCTCGGCGAGCAGCTTGCCGGTGAGGCCCATGCACCACTTGCCCTGGCACCAACCCGTGCCGAAGCCGGTGTAGCGCTTGACCGACTCGATGTCGCGATGGCCCAGCGACATCGCGTGCTCCAGCTCGTGCAGCGTCACGTCCTCGCAGCGGCAAATCAGGGTCTTCACGCGAGCGAGGCTAGCCCGAGGGGGCGGTCGCGGCTATCCTCTGGGTCGCACGCCGGCTGAGTCCCCCGCGGCCCGCGCGCCACGAAGGAGAACCCGATGCGCTCCCGATCGCCTTTCCTTTCTTTGTTTGCAGCCGGTCTGCTCGCTGTCGCGTGCGGCGGCGAGAGTGACACCGGTCTCTACGGTGGCAAGGGCGGTAGCGGCAACGCCAGCGGCAGCGGCGGTAGCTCGAGCGGGGGAGCGAGCACGGGTGGCAGCGGCAACTCGGGGGGCGTCGCAGGCGCAGGCAACTCGGGGGGCGTGGCAGGCGCAGGCAATGCCGCGGGTGACGGCGGCAGCGGCAACACGAGCGGCAGCGGCGGCAGCGGCAACACGGGCGGCAGCGGCGGCACCGGCAACACGGGCGGTAGCGGCGGCAGCGGGGCGATGGGCGGAGGTAACACCGGCGGCAGCGGCGCGATGGGCGGAGGCAACACCGGCGGCACGGGCAACACCGGCGGTAGCGGCGCCACGGGTGGAGGCAACACCGGTGGCACCGGGAACACGGGCAACACTGGCGGCGTCGGCGCGACGGGTGGAGGCAACACCGGCGGCAGCGGCAACACCGGCGGCGGGCCCATCGGTGGCATGGGTGGCATGGGTGGCGTCGGTGGTATCGGCGGTATCGGTGGTGCCGGTGGTACCGGTGGCAGCGGCGGTACGGGCGGAGTCGTCGGCGCCGGGACCACGACCTGCGGCACCTCGACGTGCACGAACTCGACCAGCTATTGCTGCCAGAACTGGAGCAGCGGCAGCTACAAAGCGACCTGCCAGCAAGACTGGCAGACCTGCTACGGCACCAACGTCAACTGCGACGGTCCGGAAGACTGCGGCAGCGGCCAGAGCTGCTGCGGCACCTTG contains:
- a CDS encoding zinc ribbon domain-containing protein — protein: MALSCVRCRSPLEAGARFCGACGASAPERTATTAVEGACSGCGALAPKGLSVCEVCQSSLDGGRVALPGLGQDPYWVGVMASFQCRACGHVSPLNHLDVDGSVMCLRCGVDQRFDPEQWWKSVDFAHAVGDLAGSPEGRFPQSVSVALDNEVANVGVERTFAEQQQGDDDEGHAMTLCAMLGHPLCEGCRTPLALTELTEASLVTRCPSCQKSHSYDRPPSVARRYPALRGVVAEEHERANLPVDVQNDAGGAVLLRCPNCSAPLAVTGSSTVVTCRFCNAVSRLPPAALRGLGHHAPKRLLWWMLFQGPSHARARLRALAEERAARELAAARAPALAPRALQQRAPRDKRPSPALALAITGAIVVAVVVPALLFLPKKQSNAGAARAVTATEPTPAATAVAPKPLVALIFRGKVQKAQGLALKPGSPCRFDVETDGHAIRTAKLSCGDQVLYDDSRPMNGVSNRSWGFAEGRTDAGWVYFTKYSDIGQRSGRPQLQLDSGPRLGKVENTELPEWVVTLALDPHSEPRSGEPILAPTTPVVWEPLGLELTVKEATGAAPARSGARCRLEARPFVVSAGQTSCRAKLACGAKVVYDSMRPGFALPCTLGADGKLARLHDQKTSTADKDPALDADFATGRVEVKDDGARAFGLVLAR
- a CDS encoding alpha/beta fold hydrolase, translated to MRRAGCLLGLLGLVGCSGEDEPAVDTASVVVLYGAPAETELTLFPSDRYTVADPSTPSGLRVHIGSDNTVDQLVTAYPTTLAQLNELDGFSTTGGVGVRLSGPIDPRGLVKLPTADPPVLDPVKDASDYTKSGTPLFLVELDSGKAIGIVPRYFEQLKDVDFPSDDFTLLAEPATPLLPGKRYVLGVTDELWALDGTRVGRSSAMQRALGSSKDDYDVALRAALDQAAPVVGTTRAHVVAGTLFTTASVQHAMIAAAKARRAAPVPPLVGSWSVEQAPVASDARARFKASFPAPEFRKGKPDGKWQLGAGGAPVEQKSVDMETFLAFSDASVSGPRPVVIFQHGLGGDKDGNWGTAERLAALDPNGVAVFAIDSPEHGSRGSGGGSVVSSAFSFFGVEQGSMEFDIGRARDNFRQMALDQLELVRFIQTLGTLDLLPLDASGNPAPDGKPDLDVSRILYIGHSFGSVQGASVFALAPEITQATWNVGGAGLMMLLRDSNLFSIGVIKSLTPPGTPFGAVARFMAFSQAIVDPGDPLNYARHAALEPLDGVPSWKPRDVLIQEVVNDAIVPNSTSEALARATGAGLMHRASEASGFAEVGSPTTGNVGGATAVLCQFDKVGGKVADHGGLIFTDEAIGQYVEFFTTGLQNGHGSVKSPY
- a CDS encoding FAD-binding oxidoreductase, with protein sequence MSERSFWGWGNRDVGPDPAALVAVEAALPSLLGMPALVARPAPRLEDITLRPPRLSPTPAIAGLLSGDPFERALHSYGRGYRDLVRSFAGQFDNPPDFVAFPENEADVAALLDFCGSRQIAAIPFGGGSSVCGGVEPTRSQRYRGVISVDLRRMNKVLEIDHLSRAARIQAGAFGPELEAELRARGLTLRHYPQSFEFSTLGGWIATRSGGHFATGPTHIDELVESLRVVTPRGLVETRRLPGDGAGPSPERLFIGSEGAFGVITEAWMRVFERPRFRAKASVRFPDFASGLRAVRGLAQSGLMPANCRLLDPLEAMMNGAAGGDVAVLMLGFESSDHELDAWAERAAEICRDHGGSVPDKALHTRHEDSGTRDAAEGAWREAFLRAPYLRDALVARGVFVETFETAVTWDKLEALDASVLEAARIAAGEKALVSCRITHAYPDGAAPYFTVITPARIGSELAQWQELKTAITDAMLAAGGTTTHHHAVGRDFRPWYERQSSPLVLASLGAVKRELDPSNVLNPGVLLPERS
- the queD gene encoding 6-carboxytetrahydropterin synthase QueD, translated to MKVRLVREYRFEAAHRLPNVPEGHKCQRLHGHSFKIEISIAGPVNDQTGWFIDFGDLDAIWAPIYDALDHRYLNDVPGLENPTSELLSRWLWQRIKPQLPELARITVHETCDARCEYEGD
- a CDS encoding (2Fe-2S)-binding protein: MKTLICRCEDVTLHELEHAMSLGHRDIESVKRYTGFGTGWCQGKWCMGLTGKLLAERGGDPGRGFTPRPPYHPAKLADLAGLDPEWGYEESD